The Sulfitobacter sp. SK011 genome has a window encoding:
- a CDS encoding class I SAM-dependent methyltransferase, with product MEANKAQADYWASPAGLKWIEHERALDTAMAGMLEMMLDMVDIISTDHILDIGCGTGASTIEAARRAPAGKVLGVDISDPLLARAAQRAKAVGVQNASFLLADAQTHDFSPQHFDVLVSRLGMSFFSDTVAALKNLSNGLKDHGRMVFVCWASVAQNPWFDIPRKAAEERLGAQPKGDPTAPGPTAFQDCDRVADLMARAGLSNIEAIPVDIVLTPPGGVASAARAASKVGPAARIMKAYSGSEADEAAIESAVMAAFGKFSEGDTVRVPAVVNLFSCSR from the coding sequence ATGGAAGCAAACAAAGCGCAGGCTGATTATTGGGCTTCACCCGCAGGCCTGAAGTGGATCGAACACGAACGTGCGCTGGATACGGCAATGGCGGGTATGTTGGAAATGATGCTGGATATGGTTGACATTATCTCGACGGACCACATCCTCGACATTGGCTGTGGAACCGGAGCAAGCACCATTGAAGCCGCCAGACGCGCTCCGGCTGGCAAAGTCCTTGGGGTAGATATCTCTGATCCGCTTCTCGCACGCGCTGCCCAAAGGGCGAAAGCGGTTGGAGTACAGAACGCGTCATTCCTGCTGGCTGATGCCCAAACCCACGATTTTTCGCCTCAGCACTTCGATGTTCTGGTCTCGCGATTGGGAATGAGCTTCTTTTCAGACACCGTTGCGGCTCTGAAGAACCTGTCCAATGGACTGAAAGATCATGGCAGAATGGTCTTTGTTTGCTGGGCTTCGGTGGCGCAGAACCCGTGGTTCGATATCCCCAGAAAAGCGGCGGAGGAAAGACTAGGGGCACAGCCAAAAGGAGACCCGACAGCACCTGGCCCTACCGCATTTCAGGACTGTGATCGTGTCGCCGATCTCATGGCTCGGGCGGGCCTCTCCAACATCGAAGCAATCCCGGTAGACATCGTTCTCACACCCCCCGGAGGGGTTGCAAGTGCTGCGCGCGCTGCCAGCAAGGTCGGCCCCGCGGCGCGCATCATGAAAGCCTACTCGGGGTCAGAAGCAGATGAGGCGGCGATTGAAAGCGCCGTGATGGCGGCCTTCGGGAAGTTCTCCGAGGGAGATACAGTACGGGTTCCGGCTGTGGTGAACCTCTTCTCTTGTTCACGATGA
- a CDS encoding class I SAM-dependent methyltransferase, translated as MGASTFAERYQSVLVPVIFEPWASELIRRAEPGNGEHILDLACGTGVVTRQIPKLISNPGRLVGVDHNGAMLDVARVLAKEAGLDAEWIEADAGALPFNENQFDVAFCQQALQFFPDRPAALLELHRVLKPGGRVACCVQQEIDLNPMLKAQAAALDAHVGENAGNAVRAICGLPDGDEIRRLFEDAGFQNVAVQSTTLTLQHPDARVFAQGAMGGMHTGDKLSGLADGAVERAVEAFLLGLGDCLNGSAMRFPHVSNVITARV; from the coding sequence ATGGGAGCATCAACATTCGCCGAGCGATACCAGTCAGTGCTCGTTCCGGTCATATTTGAGCCTTGGGCGAGCGAACTGATCCGCCGTGCCGAACCGGGAAATGGCGAACATATTCTCGACTTGGCGTGTGGGACCGGTGTAGTCACGAGGCAGATACCAAAACTCATTTCCAATCCAGGACGCCTCGTCGGCGTGGATCATAATGGCGCGATGCTCGACGTGGCGCGTGTTCTGGCGAAAGAAGCTGGCCTGGATGCCGAGTGGATTGAAGCAGATGCAGGTGCGTTACCGTTCAACGAAAACCAGTTCGATGTTGCGTTCTGTCAGCAAGCTCTACAATTCTTTCCCGATCGGCCCGCAGCTCTTTTGGAGCTGCATCGCGTGCTTAAACCTGGTGGCCGCGTTGCGTGCTGCGTTCAGCAAGAAATTGACCTTAACCCGATGCTGAAAGCACAGGCGGCAGCACTTGACGCCCATGTCGGAGAGAATGCAGGGAACGCTGTTCGTGCAATCTGTGGCCTGCCAGATGGTGATGAAATTCGCCGTCTTTTCGAGGATGCGGGCTTCCAGAACGTCGCGGTGCAATCGACAACCCTTACGCTGCAACATCCAGATGCGAGGGTATTTGCCCAAGGCGCAATGGGCGGAATGCACACCGGAGACAAGCTGTCAGGACTGGCAGATGGCGCTGTTGAGCGTGCTGTGGAAGCGTTCCTTTTGGGACTTGGCGATTGCCTCAATGGCTCTGCAATGCGCTTCCCCCATGTTTCGAACGTCATCACCGCGCGCGTGTAA
- a CDS encoding histidine phosphatase family protein, with amino-acid sequence MLKDEGERLRMILLLRHGETKLNVQGRLQGRSQAALTAAGRSFAQETARVISREVGDGDCAVFTSPLTRALETTEIILAELSGVRKTVTDERISEIDFGTWDGLTYDEIDAEWPGARDGGLPGEWYFNAPGGEGFDAFQFRLARFMEDVTKDPNEHKIIVSHGLAGRVLRGIHADLSKPDIMSLPVPSRAFFILQTDGGIQEVAVE; translated from the coding sequence ATGCTGAAAGACGAAGGCGAAAGGTTAAGAATGATACTTTTGTTGCGTCACGGGGAAACCAAATTGAATGTGCAAGGGCGCTTGCAAGGTCGGAGCCAGGCCGCGCTTACAGCAGCTGGACGATCCTTCGCCCAAGAAACTGCCCGCGTGATATCTCGAGAGGTTGGAGATGGCGATTGTGCGGTATTCACTAGCCCCTTGACCAGAGCTTTGGAAACCACCGAAATCATCTTGGCGGAACTTTCAGGTGTAAGAAAAACGGTGACGGATGAACGAATATCCGAGATCGATTTTGGGACATGGGACGGGCTTACCTACGATGAAATCGACGCGGAATGGCCCGGTGCGCGCGATGGGGGCTTGCCCGGCGAATGGTATTTCAACGCACCCGGAGGTGAAGGTTTTGATGCTTTTCAGTTTCGCCTTGCGCGTTTTATGGAAGACGTGACCAAGGACCCAAACGAACATAAGATTATCGTTTCGCATGGATTGGCAGGCAGGGTGTTGCGGGGAATTCACGCTGATTTGTCCAAGCCTGACATCATGTCTCTGCCGGTGCCCTCGAGGGCGTTCTTTATTTTGCAAACAGACGGCGGCATTCAGGAGGTGGCGGTAGAATGA
- a CDS encoding GNAT family N-acetyltransferase translates to MIIETDRLILRPVAKQDTQDIAQVVFSDPNVVGMLAHDIRTPESAIAESERWTSIMGIDGDGGIWDDGGMGLFAVVPKSDQALAGVTGFYMERSEHQRWNGEYFYALGTRWHGRGLMSEAADALGERLRSLDDLGVIYAGYWDMINEASGRLLRRTGLKPEGRKSVIEEYGVDRCRLIFDFDLWRLSNAALGDVRDSILTQVARRAGAFVAEDIITKDEVLNSLKDRYGSPSLTRDAVTMLEASIKRPGMAYLEIRGAGNSDAPQNRLK, encoded by the coding sequence ATGATCATCGAAACAGATCGGCTTATTCTGCGGCCGGTAGCCAAGCAAGACACCCAAGACATCGCGCAGGTGGTTTTTTCAGACCCGAATGTCGTGGGAATGCTGGCGCATGACATCAGAACGCCAGAAAGCGCTATCGCGGAATCCGAGCGCTGGACCTCGATCATGGGGATCGATGGCGACGGTGGCATTTGGGATGATGGTGGGATGGGCCTTTTTGCGGTCGTACCCAAATCCGATCAAGCCTTGGCAGGCGTTACAGGCTTTTACATGGAACGCAGCGAACACCAGCGCTGGAACGGCGAATATTTCTATGCATTGGGAACTCGATGGCATGGTCGCGGGCTTATGAGCGAAGCTGCTGACGCACTGGGTGAGAGACTTCGTTCCCTTGACGATCTGGGGGTCATCTATGCCGGCTACTGGGACATGATAAACGAAGCCTCCGGACGCCTTCTTCGTCGCACTGGATTGAAGCCCGAAGGGCGAAAGTCGGTGATCGAAGAATATGGCGTCGATCGGTGCCGATTGATATTTGATTTCGATCTTTGGCGGCTCTCAAACGCGGCGCTGGGTGATGTGCGAGATTCCATCTTGACCCAAGTTGCACGGCGCGCAGGCGCATTCGTTGCAGAGGACATCATCACCAAGGATGAAGTCCTAAACTCGCTGAAAGACAGATACGGATCGCCATCACTGACCCGCGATGCAGTAACGATGCTGGAAGCGTCCATCAAACGCCCTGGCATGGCGTATCTGGAAATTCGTGGGGCGGGCAACAGTGACGCACCACAAAACCGCTTAAAGTGA
- a CDS encoding ketopantoate reductase family protein, translating to MRIATMATGGIGGFLAVKLANSGHQVATIARGDHLAAIVENGLTLLDTSGTELAHPWIATDDPSEVGEVDAIIFGVKGDALEAAARACLPMLGPDTVVVPFLNGVEASDRLLDILPERNVANGMAQVSTTIATAGVIKKTGEFNVFTFAERDSKPSGRIDSLRQAINKAGSTAPVTDSIERDVWSKFVLFSAVSGVTAAGRCTIGDIVSIPELGELFRQVVAETAAIGRALGVSLSSDIESRTWTAASGLPTSMRASTAIDLENGRPLEIEWISGAAVRLAKKAGIKAPINEALYALLLPHRHGARKSV from the coding sequence ATGCGGATTGCGACGATGGCAACGGGTGGAATTGGAGGGTTCCTTGCTGTCAAGCTCGCAAATAGCGGACATCAAGTCGCCACCATCGCTCGCGGCGACCACCTCGCCGCAATCGTAGAAAATGGCCTCACCCTCTTGGACACTTCTGGCACTGAACTCGCCCATCCCTGGATTGCGACTGATGACCCGTCAGAAGTTGGTGAAGTCGATGCAATTATTTTCGGTGTCAAAGGCGATGCATTGGAGGCAGCGGCCCGTGCCTGCCTCCCCATGCTGGGCCCGGACACAGTGGTGGTGCCATTCCTAAACGGTGTTGAGGCATCTGACCGATTGCTCGATATTCTACCCGAACGGAATGTCGCAAACGGAATGGCTCAGGTGTCCACCACGATTGCAACTGCTGGTGTCATCAAGAAGACTGGCGAATTCAATGTCTTCACGTTCGCGGAGCGTGACAGCAAGCCGTCAGGAAGAATTGATTCCTTGCGGCAGGCAATAAATAAAGCTGGTTCCACAGCACCGGTCACCGATAGCATTGAACGTGATGTCTGGTCCAAGTTCGTGCTGTTTTCTGCCGTATCCGGTGTTACGGCGGCGGGACGATGCACCATAGGCGATATCGTTTCTATACCAGAGTTGGGCGAATTATTTCGCCAAGTTGTTGCGGAGACTGCCGCAATTGGGCGTGCGTTGGGGGTCTCCCTGAGCTCTGACATTGAAAGCCGAACCTGGACTGCGGCGAGTGGCCTTCCAACTAGTATGCGAGCGTCCACCGCGATTGACCTTGAGAATGGTCGGCCGCTGGAAATCGAATGGATTTCAGGCGCTGCGGTCAGGCTCGCGAAAAAGGCCGGAATAAAAGCCCCAATCAATGAGGCTTTGTATGCGCTCCTATTACCGCACCGGCATGGTGCGCGAAAGTCCGTGTAG
- a CDS encoding tyrosine-type recombinase/integrase, which produces MPRVQLPAVTPKHKAWNKGRIIGQKRPLLPKQVWAIRARLELSGYLRDLALFNVAIDSKLRGCDLVKLAVADLVKDDRVRERVSIVQSKTKKPVQFELTENTRDTVIAWVRSPEMIGCRFMFPSRFHDRPHISTRQYGRLVRDWVTAIGLEPSGYGTHSMRRTKAAEIYRKTGNLRAVQLLLGHTKVDSTVRYLGVELEDALSIAERIDI; this is translated from the coding sequence ATGCCAAGAGTCCAACTTCCCGCAGTTACCCCAAAACACAAAGCCTGGAACAAGGGCCGGATCATCGGCCAAAAACGTCCCCTTCTTCCTAAACAAGTGTGGGCCATCCGGGCGCGGCTTGAACTTTCGGGTTATCTTCGTGACCTTGCGCTGTTTAACGTTGCGATTGATAGCAAACTGCGCGGCTGTGATCTGGTCAAACTCGCTGTGGCCGATTTGGTCAAAGATGACCGCGTTCGCGAACGCGTTTCAATAGTCCAGAGTAAAACCAAGAAACCCGTTCAGTTCGAACTTACTGAAAACACAAGAGATACCGTCATTGCGTGGGTGCGATCACCTGAGATGATCGGGTGCCGGTTCATGTTTCCGAGCCGTTTCCACGATCGCCCGCATATCTCAACACGTCAATATGGTCGACTTGTTCGTGACTGGGTTACAGCGATTGGCCTGGAACCCAGCGGATACGGAACACACTCGATGCGCCGAACCAAAGCTGCGGAGATTTACCGCAAGACGGGGAACCTCCGCGCCGTGCAACTTTTGTTAGGCCATACGAAGGTCGATAGCACAGTGCGTTATCTGGGCGTTGAGCTGGAAGATGCGCTAAGCATTGCTGAACGGATCGACATCTGA
- a CDS encoding histidine phosphatase family protein, protein MRVFFLAFAVVITAALASAAQEAVFVIRHAEKELRGEDPAITNAGRNRAAAWADMLQHAGLDIVITSDARRTQQTGQIIADKLGLPLTSMNRNDTAGLIDTLSFDHEEDTVLVVGHAETIPGILRNLGASEEIDISQTDFANLFVLTQSEANDPYLIRMRMP, encoded by the coding sequence GTGCGAGTGTTCTTTTTGGCGTTTGCCGTCGTCATCACAGCGGCACTTGCAAGCGCTGCGCAAGAGGCTGTTTTTGTCATACGGCACGCTGAAAAAGAACTGCGCGGAGAAGACCCGGCCATCACCAACGCGGGCAGAAACAGAGCGGCTGCCTGGGCAGATATGCTTCAACACGCTGGGTTGGATATCGTGATCACCAGCGACGCGAGACGTACTCAGCAGACGGGGCAAATCATCGCGGATAAACTGGGGCTGCCGCTGACCTCGATGAACCGTAACGACACGGCCGGATTGATCGATACACTCAGCTTCGACCACGAAGAAGATACCGTTCTGGTCGTTGGCCATGCCGAGACTATCCCCGGTATTCTCAGAAACCTTGGGGCATCTGAAGAGATCGATATAAGCCAAACCGATTTCGCCAATCTGTTTGTGTTGACCCAATCCGAAGCGAACGACCCTTATCTCATTCGGATGCGGATGCCATAG
- a CDS encoding SDR family NAD(P)-dependent oxidoreductase — protein sequence MDRLGTKGLGAVTLCTFGPGLGAAYAEVFQNDGYDLALLSRSGAEFEGNKDNNTSMKAYACDAGNPESLRDALMSAQSDLGKIDVVIYNADLAQFGTLDDVSEVEFEQSWRVGASGLFTSAKLLGPQMAERGSGAIIVSGATASLRGNVWTTAFAPSKSAQRVLANALAKQLGPKGVHVAYLVIDGVIDTAETRTNFAPNEPDEFFINPMHIAETALMLVKQDKSAWTFELDIRPFGEKMVGKLLVP from the coding sequence TTGGATCGTTTGGGCACAAAAGGGCTCGGAGCAGTCACTCTCTGCACCTTCGGGCCGGGCCTTGGGGCGGCCTATGCGGAGGTTTTCCAAAATGATGGTTATGATCTTGCCCTCCTGAGCAGGTCAGGTGCGGAGTTTGAAGGCAACAAAGACAACAATACTTCAATGAAGGCCTATGCCTGTGACGCGGGAAACCCTGAAAGCCTAAGGGATGCTCTAATGTCCGCTCAGAGTGACCTCGGCAAGATTGACGTGGTCATTTACAATGCCGACCTCGCCCAATTCGGAACACTCGATGACGTGTCTGAGGTCGAATTTGAGCAAAGTTGGCGCGTGGGGGCATCGGGTCTTTTCACATCGGCTAAACTCCTTGGCCCGCAGATGGCCGAACGCGGTTCAGGTGCAATCATAGTGTCAGGCGCTACAGCGTCGTTACGAGGGAACGTTTGGACCACCGCCTTTGCGCCCTCAAAATCAGCCCAACGAGTTTTGGCAAATGCCCTTGCGAAACAGCTAGGGCCGAAAGGGGTCCATGTGGCTTATTTGGTGATTGATGGCGTCATTGATACGGCGGAAACTCGTACCAACTTTGCACCAAATGAGCCTGATGAATTTTTCATCAATCCTATGCACATCGCAGAAACGGCGCTGATGCTAGTAAAACAGGACAAGTCTGCATGGACATTCGAACTCGACATTCGTCCGTTCGGCGAAAAAATGGTAGGTAAATTGCTCGTACCTTGA
- a CDS encoding glutathione S-transferase family protein yields the protein MTEKHIVYHIPVCPFSQRLEILLALRGQTDAVEFRVVDITKPRDPELLAKTRGTTALPVLETIDGRILKESLVILRYLDEALDGPPLRRSDPLEHAIESMLIAREGPFTMAGYLFVMNQDRARRDEHLEKLLAIYRDINDFLVDQNPKGTYLFEDFGLAEAVFTPMFKRFWFLDYYEDFELPAGSAYDRVRAWRNACMAHPATEQVVEEEIVKLYYDYALGAGNGALPEGRTVSSFAFEPGWKSRPMPPKDKYAGTVSDGTLGLIA from the coding sequence CTGCGAGGGCAGACGGACGCGGTCGAATTCAGGGTCGTGGACATCACCAAACCGCGCGATCCCGAATTGCTGGCCAAGACCCGTGGCACGACCGCCTTACCGGTGTTGGAAACCATTGACGGTCGCATCCTGAAAGAGAGCCTGGTGATCTTGCGCTATCTTGATGAGGCCCTGGACGGCCCCCCGCTGCGCCGAAGCGATCCCCTCGAACACGCGATTGAATCGATGCTCATTGCCCGCGAAGGCCCCTTCACGATGGCAGGCTATCTTTTCGTCATGAACCAGGACCGCGCGCGTCGGGATGAGCATCTGGAAAAATTGCTGGCGATTTACCGGGACATCAATGATTTCCTCGTCGATCAGAACCCGAAAGGTACTTACCTGTTTGAGGACTTCGGTCTGGCAGAGGCCGTCTTCACACCGATGTTCAAACGCTTCTGGTTCTTGGACTACTACGAGGATTTCGAGCTACCAGCAGGCAGCGCCTATGACCGCGTTCGGGCTTGGCGCAATGCGTGTATGGCCCATCCCGCGACAGAGCAGGTGGTCGAAGAGGAGATCGTCAAGCTCTACTACGACTACGCGCTTGGCGCAGGAAATGGCGCCCTGCCGGAGGGACGCACCGTTTCCAGCTTCGCATTCGAGCCCGGTTGGAAGTCAAGACCGATGCCCCCCAAGGACAAGTATGCCGGAACGGTCAGCGATGGCACGCTCGGCCTCATTGCCTGA
- a CDS encoding LysR family transcriptional regulator, producing the protein MKNKLWNWSDIRVFLTVVRVGSTLAASRKLGMSQPTVARRVEALEREIELTLFERETRGFRPTENGRNLVIAAEVVEAAATEFLEQAAELAEARPIRITAYSGNFSPRMVDIVNAFSAENPGVAFEFLPSVRALDLSAGEADVALRLARTEPDPNLICRKVSDAKWSLFGGYSYAEKFGLPVSIEDLGGHTFVTFRRGDVPNVIHEWLEQHAAPEQIVATFSEMDLMHAAIRSGQGLGISNVKLVEADEELIQCFESIDDLTAPHLILISQEAYRRQEVKLFVKYFAPRYAALFR; encoded by the coding sequence ATGAAGAATAAACTCTGGAATTGGTCTGACATCCGGGTTTTCCTGACCGTCGTTCGAGTTGGATCAACCCTGGCGGCATCGCGCAAGCTTGGGATGTCGCAGCCCACAGTCGCGCGGCGGGTTGAGGCCCTGGAACGCGAAATCGAGCTGACCCTATTTGAACGTGAGACGCGAGGTTTCAGGCCTACAGAAAATGGGCGCAATCTTGTCATTGCGGCTGAAGTCGTCGAAGCCGCTGCCACTGAGTTCCTAGAGCAAGCAGCGGAACTAGCTGAAGCCCGTCCTATCCGGATTACAGCCTATTCTGGGAACTTTTCCCCGCGCATGGTCGACATAGTGAACGCTTTTTCGGCAGAGAATCCAGGAGTGGCGTTCGAGTTTCTGCCCTCAGTGAGAGCTTTAGACTTGTCGGCTGGCGAGGCCGACGTCGCCCTGAGGCTGGCCCGAACCGAGCCCGATCCAAACCTGATCTGCAGGAAGGTCAGCGATGCAAAATGGTCTCTTTTTGGCGGCTACAGTTATGCAGAGAAATTCGGTCTTCCCGTTTCAATCGAAGATTTGGGTGGCCACACGTTCGTGACCTTTCGGCGCGGCGACGTCCCGAATGTCATTCACGAATGGCTAGAGCAGCACGCAGCCCCTGAGCAGATCGTCGCCACGTTCAGCGAAATGGACCTAATGCACGCCGCCATTCGATCAGGACAGGGCTTGGGAATTAGCAATGTGAAACTTGTCGAAGCAGACGAGGAACTCATCCAATGCTTTGAATCGATCGACGACCTGACGGCGCCGCATTTGATACTGATCTCGCAAGAAGCGTATCGGCGCCAAGAGGTCAAATTGTTTGTGAAATATTTTGCGCCGCGCTATGCCGCGCTTTTTAGGTAA
- a CDS encoding class I SAM-dependent methyltransferase: MASFKELEHQGWAEKARFYDHHFAGVTRQAIDPLLAGLGDISGCRLIDICCGTGDLAEAAALAGAKVTGVDFAEPMIDIARSRVPSAVFEVGDAEKLYFEDAIFDAATCAFGLWHVADPDSAISEAARVLKPGGSYSYTAWLPPDEGWDMMGLLMTAINKHGTMDVDLPPAPPPFRFAQAAEAEKVLLASGFVSATCQKKVAIWRGQTGDDLLDLLYKGIVRAPMLIDAQASDAKQAIINDIRNGAEAFRDDEGIKMRWPYLLVSATKP, translated from the coding sequence ATGGCGAGCTTTAAAGAATTGGAACATCAAGGATGGGCTGAGAAGGCCCGCTTCTACGACCATCACTTTGCGGGTGTAACCCGACAGGCGATTGACCCGTTGCTTGCGGGATTGGGTGATATCTCTGGGTGTCGTTTGATTGACATCTGTTGTGGCACTGGGGATCTGGCTGAAGCTGCTGCTCTTGCTGGTGCAAAAGTGACGGGCGTGGATTTTGCAGAACCGATGATCGACATTGCTCGGTCACGTGTGCCGTCAGCAGTGTTTGAAGTCGGGGACGCCGAAAAGCTGTACTTTGAAGACGCGATATTTGATGCGGCGACCTGTGCTTTTGGGCTGTGGCACGTCGCTGATCCGGACAGCGCCATTTCCGAGGCCGCCCGCGTGCTGAAGCCGGGCGGGTCCTATTCCTATACCGCTTGGCTTCCACCTGACGAAGGGTGGGACATGATGGGCCTGTTGATGACCGCAATCAACAAACACGGTACGATGGACGTCGATTTACCGCCCGCCCCGCCGCCGTTTCGATTTGCACAGGCCGCAGAAGCAGAAAAGGTGCTTTTGGCCTCCGGCTTCGTTTCGGCCACCTGTCAAAAGAAGGTCGCCATCTGGCGCGGCCAGACTGGCGACGACTTGCTCGATTTACTTTACAAGGGAATTGTCCGTGCGCCCATGCTCATTGATGCGCAGGCGTCAGACGCCAAGCAGGCAATAATCAACGATATCAGAAATGGCGCTGAAGCATTTCGTGACGACGAAGGGATCAAGATGCGTTGGCCCTATCTGTTGGTTTCCGCAACCAAACCCTAG
- a CDS encoding NAD(P)-dependent oxidoreductase yields MSEVTIFGLGLMGLAIAKAYQKEGIPLTVWNRTIKKAEALAAENVAVAQSISDAIVASPVSIICVDDPNSVLTLFGQSQVEPLLDGRTIIQLSTCLPKQVREDQSWLAGRHAEFLYGAIHCAPQDLGTKDGNILISGPPSTYKPVEGLIGHLGGQIDYLGDDIAAASTLDLAWLSTRFGEFMGMLHAANLCQSEGIELQKFIAMFPDDARIQHHVGTIRDGTYDQRTATLSVWQASLELLKQQATDAGMDAEFPNHVGGLFEKAIKAGYGEEHVMALFKVLKGNEGTVD; encoded by the coding sequence ATGAGCGAAGTTACAATCTTTGGGCTTGGGTTGATGGGATTGGCGATTGCCAAAGCCTACCAAAAAGAAGGCATTCCTCTAACCGTTTGGAACCGCACAATCAAAAAAGCAGAGGCGTTGGCAGCCGAGAATGTCGCAGTCGCTCAATCGATTTCAGACGCGATCGTTGCAAGCCCGGTTTCAATCATCTGTGTAGACGACCCCAATTCGGTTCTTACCCTTTTTGGGCAAAGTCAGGTTGAGCCGCTGCTCGATGGTCGGACAATTATTCAACTCAGTACATGCCTGCCAAAACAGGTAAGAGAAGACCAAAGCTGGCTGGCTGGAAGACACGCTGAGTTTCTGTACGGAGCTATTCACTGTGCCCCCCAAGATTTGGGAACGAAAGACGGTAATATACTGATTTCTGGGCCTCCTTCTACCTACAAGCCGGTTGAAGGCCTCATTGGTCACCTAGGCGGGCAGATCGACTATCTCGGAGACGACATCGCCGCCGCGTCTACACTTGACCTGGCCTGGTTGTCGACCCGTTTCGGTGAGTTCATGGGAATGCTGCACGCTGCAAACCTTTGCCAATCGGAGGGGATTGAGCTTCAAAAATTCATTGCGATGTTTCCTGATGATGCACGCATTCAGCATCATGTCGGAACGATACGAGATGGCACTTACGATCAAAGAACGGCCACGTTATCCGTTTGGCAGGCATCGCTCGAACTGTTGAAGCAGCAAGCTACTGACGCTGGCATGGATGCCGAGTTTCCTAACCACGTTGGGGGCCTTTTCGAGAAGGCAATCAAAGCAGGCTACGGCGAAGAACATGTTATGGCTTTGTTCAAAGTTCTGAAGGGCAATGAAGGCACTGTCGATTGA
- a CDS encoding GNAT family N-acetyltransferase, whose amino-acid sequence MRFIHMSGRNRYFGTVEQQGLERRADLLWQIVKDDPSYCFHGRAVGLLKRRAVDVGAQIALARLQGLGPSPQLTPETIEARISEIESADLSVEVQQRWSADELGVTMSRDFLRNSALPTELTVYEIGINTSDEEFDKIDDLTQSCGILLPSSAFLRGDAGPAVCLFAKTSDGRVIGFAAALVQATCAPSEQGKVWWGFLSTSDEWRGRGIAKVLGAMAMVSMADRYGLSNFETGILSENAASIAVSKKLGFSTSGLLDLLAIDAQTLSKG is encoded by the coding sequence GTGCGATTTATCCATATGTCAGGCCGGAACAGATATTTTGGCACGGTTGAGCAACAGGGCCTCGAACGCAGAGCAGATTTATTGTGGCAGATTGTCAAAGACGATCCGAGCTACTGCTTTCATGGGCGTGCAGTCGGGCTTCTGAAGCGACGTGCAGTAGACGTGGGGGCTCAGATCGCCCTCGCTAGACTTCAGGGACTTGGCCCATCTCCCCAACTGACACCGGAAACTATTGAGGCGCGCATTTCCGAAATCGAGAGTGCGGACCTTTCTGTGGAGGTCCAACAACGTTGGAGCGCCGACGAACTAGGTGTCACCATGTCCAGGGATTTCTTGCGCAACAGCGCCCTGCCAACCGAACTCACCGTGTACGAGATTGGGATCAATACGTCTGATGAGGAATTCGACAAGATTGATGATCTAACTCAGTCCTGTGGGATATTGTTGCCGTCCTCAGCGTTCTTGCGTGGTGACGCTGGCCCAGCCGTTTGCCTCTTTGCAAAGACTTCCGATGGAAGAGTGATTGGGTTTGCTGCGGCCCTTGTTCAGGCTACTTGTGCTCCGTCCGAGCAAGGCAAGGTGTGGTGGGGATTTCTCTCCACCAGCGATGAATGGCGCGGTCGCGGCATTGCCAAAGTTCTTGGAGCTATGGCAATGGTCTCAATGGCGGATCGGTACGGCCTCTCAAACTTTGAGACCGGAATACTCAGTGAAAACGCAGCATCTATTGCAGTCTCAAAGAAGCTCGGGTTTTCGACATCCGGTTTGTTGGACTTACTGGCCATTGATGCTCAGACCCTTTCGAAAGGATGA